TGTGCGCTagcgatctccagcgcgtcggCGATCTCCAGCACGTCAGCGATCTCCAgcacgtcagcgatctcctgcgcgtcagcgatctccagcgcgtcggTGATCTCCAGCGCGCCGgtgatctccagcgcgtcagcgctcCCCTGGGCCTCGGCGATCTCCTGAGCGCTCGCGCGATCTATCGCCTGCGTGCAAGCGCTCTCCTATGCGTCGGCGCCACCTGGATCTTGATAGACATAGGTCTCCTGCGACCAGCTCGCCCCCGCGTGTttgttcgcctgcgcgttctacgcgccatcgctctccaacgcgccatcgctcgccagcgttcaccaacgcgctattgttcgccgactcgccatcgctcaccCCCGCATCACAGGTCTTCAGGacaccatcattctcctgcgccTTACCTTTCTCCTGGCTTTCAGCGATCTCCTGTGTGCCCGCGCATTatttcgcccacgcgccaacgcgttcccgcGCCTACTCGCCCGCTTGCCAGCTCGCGCCAGCGCTCCCGCGCTCGTTTATCTTCGCGCGACTACGCGCCCTGGCTCCAGCAGCCCCTCGCGCGCCACCCATAGGAACCTGCCCCGCGCCACCCATGGGGACCTGCCCCGCGCCACCCATGGGAACCTGC
The nucleotide sequence above comes from Palaemon carinicauda isolate YSFRI2023 chromosome 2, ASM3689809v2, whole genome shotgun sequence. Encoded proteins:
- the LOC137621453 gene encoding nematocyst expressed protein 3-like, whose protein sequence is MRRRHLDLDRHRSPATSSPPRVCSPARSTRHRSPTRHRSPAFTNALLFADSPSLTPASQVFRTPSFSCALPFSWLSAISCVPAHYFAHAPTRSRAYSPACQLAPALPRSFIFARLRALAPAAPRAPPIGTCPAPPMGTCPAPPMGTCPAPPMGTCPAPPIGTCPAPPMGTGPAPPMATCPAPPMATCPAPPMGTCSAPPMGTCPAPPPFSSGSAAGTRVSGS